From one Chanodichthys erythropterus isolate Z2021 chromosome 3, ASM2448905v1, whole genome shotgun sequence genomic stretch:
- the dcaf7 gene encoding DDB1- and CUL4-associated factor 7 isoform X2, whose protein sequence is MSLHGKRKEIYKYEAPWTVYAMNWSVRPDKRFRLALGSFVEEYNNKVQLVGLEEESSEFVCRNTFDHPYPTTKIMWIPDTKGVYPDLLATSGDYLRIWRVNDTETRLECLLNNNKNSDFCAPLTSFDWNEVDPNLLGTSSIDTTCTIWGLETGQVLGRVNLVSGHVKTQLIAHDKEVYDIAFSRAGGGRDMFASVGADGSVRMFDLRHLEHSTIIYEDPQHHPLLRLCWNKQDPNYLATMAMDGMEVVILDVRVPCTPVARLNNHRACVNGIAWAPHSSCHICTAADDHQALIWDIQQMPRAIEDPILAYTAEGEINNVQWASTQPDWIAICYNNCLEILRV, encoded by the exons ATGTCGTTGCACGGTAAACGAAAAGAGATTTACAAATACGAGGCGCCATGGACCGTCTATGCCATGAACTGGAGCGTCAGACCCGACAAGCGCTTTAGACTGGCGCTCGGCAGCTTCGTCGAGGAATACAACAACAAG gtCCAGCTGGTGGGTCTTGAGGAGGAGAGCTCAGAGTTTGTATGCAGGAACACTTTCGATCATCCGTACCCCACAACCAAGATCATGTGGATCCCCGACACCAAGGGCGTATATCCAGACCTGCTGGCCACCAGTGGAGACTATCTGCGCATATGGAGG GTGAATGACACAGAGACTCGTCTGGAGTGTCTCCTAAATAATAACAAGAACTCTGATTTCTGCGCACCTCTGACCTCTTTTGACTGGAATGAAGTGGACCCCAATCTTCTGG gcACCTCTAGTATTGATACCACCTGCACAATCTGGGGTTTAGAGACAGGACAGGTCCTGGGAAGGGTTAACCTGGTGTCAGGCCATGTCAAAACACAGCTAATCGCTCACGACAAGGAG GTATATGACATCGCATTCAGCCGTGCGGGTGGAGGTCGAGATATGTTTGCGTCTGTGGGAGCCGACGGATCCGTGCGCATGTTTGATCTGCGGCACCTGGAGCACAGCACCATCATCTATGAGGACCCTCAACACCACCCGCTGCTGCGCCTGTGCTGGAACAAACAGGACCCCAACTACTTGGCCACTATGGCCATGGATGGCATGGAG GTGGTGATTCTGGATGTACGTGTGCCGTGCACGCCAGTGGCTCGGCTTAATAATCATCGTGCCTGTGTGAACGGCATCGCATGGGCGCCACACTCCTCCTGCCACATATGTACAGCAG CGGACGATCACCAGGCTTTGATTTGGGACATCCAGCAGATGCCCCGGGCCATCGAGGACCCCATCCTGGCCTACACAGCCGAGGGAGAGATCAACAACGTACAGTGGGCCTCCACTCAACCTGACTGGATCGCCATTTGTTACAACAATTGTTTGGAGATCCTGCGGGTGTAG
- the dcaf7 gene encoding DDB1- and CUL4-associated factor 7 isoform X1 codes for MSLHGKRKEIYKYEAPWTVYAMNWSVRPDKRFRLALGSFVEEYNNKVQLVGLEEESSEFVCRNTFDHPYPTTKIMWIPDTKGVYPDLLATSGDYLRIWRVNDTETRLECLLNNNKNSDFCAPLTSFDWNEVDPNLLGTSSIDTTCTIWGLETGQVLGRVNLVSGHVKTQLIAHDKEVYDIAFSRAGGGRDMFASVGADGSVRMFDLRHLEHSTIIYEDPQHHPLLRLCWNKQDPNYLATMAMDGMEVVILDVRVPCTPVARLNNHRACVNGIAWAPHSSCHICTAVADDHQALIWDIQQMPRAIEDPILAYTAEGEINNVQWASTQPDWIAICYNNCLEILRV; via the exons ATGTCGTTGCACGGTAAACGAAAAGAGATTTACAAATACGAGGCGCCATGGACCGTCTATGCCATGAACTGGAGCGTCAGACCCGACAAGCGCTTTAGACTGGCGCTCGGCAGCTTCGTCGAGGAATACAACAACAAG gtCCAGCTGGTGGGTCTTGAGGAGGAGAGCTCAGAGTTTGTATGCAGGAACACTTTCGATCATCCGTACCCCACAACCAAGATCATGTGGATCCCCGACACCAAGGGCGTATATCCAGACCTGCTGGCCACCAGTGGAGACTATCTGCGCATATGGAGG GTGAATGACACAGAGACTCGTCTGGAGTGTCTCCTAAATAATAACAAGAACTCTGATTTCTGCGCACCTCTGACCTCTTTTGACTGGAATGAAGTGGACCCCAATCTTCTGG gcACCTCTAGTATTGATACCACCTGCACAATCTGGGGTTTAGAGACAGGACAGGTCCTGGGAAGGGTTAACCTGGTGTCAGGCCATGTCAAAACACAGCTAATCGCTCACGACAAGGAG GTATATGACATCGCATTCAGCCGTGCGGGTGGAGGTCGAGATATGTTTGCGTCTGTGGGAGCCGACGGATCCGTGCGCATGTTTGATCTGCGGCACCTGGAGCACAGCACCATCATCTATGAGGACCCTCAACACCACCCGCTGCTGCGCCTGTGCTGGAACAAACAGGACCCCAACTACTTGGCCACTATGGCCATGGATGGCATGGAG GTGGTGATTCTGGATGTACGTGTGCCGTGCACGCCAGTGGCTCGGCTTAATAATCATCGTGCCTGTGTGAACGGCATCGCATGGGCGCCACACTCCTCCTGCCACATATGTACAGCA GTAGCGGACGATCACCAGGCTTTGATTTGGGACATCCAGCAGATGCCCCGGGCCATCGAGGACCCCATCCTGGCCTACACAGCCGAGGGAGAGATCAACAACGTACAGTGGGCCTCCACTCAACCTGACTGGATCGCCATTTGTTACAACAATTGTTTGGAGATCCTGCGGGTGTAG